The DNA region TATGCCAAACAACCCTTTGGTGAACCAAAACAGGTAATTGAATATTTGGGTAGGTATTCTCACAAGATTGCGATTAGTAATTACCGCATAAAAAATGTGAGCAATGGTAAAGTAAGTTTTACTTACAAAGATTACGCACATGGAAATGTACAAAAACTCATGACTTTAGATGCAGAAGAATTTTTGCGTAGGTTTTGTTTACACATCCTTCCGCCAAAGTTTATGAAAATACGTCATTACGGCATTTTGGCAAGTCGTTGCAAACCCATGCTTCGCAAGCATCAATTTACACAGGGAATAATCATGCCAACCATAGAAAAGAAAACATGGAAAGAGATTGCTAAAACAAAACTGAATTTTGATGCAGATAGCTGCCCACATTGCAAAACAGGAAAGATGATTAGGGTGTTTAGTTTTGATACCAATGCGCCACCGGAAATTCTTCAACTCATTCAACATCAAAAAAAGATGAAAAAATAATTTAGGAACATCACCGTATTTGCTTGCAAAAAGCGAACAGGCATTGTATTGAACAAACATCAAAAATAAAACTAAAAATAACTAAAACACGATAAGAAATAAGAAAAAAACAACCATAAACACAACACAAACTCCATAAAACACCCCTCAAAGGGTACTAAAAAGTACACTTGCTTATTGTTTAAAGGCACAACTAATTTTTTAAAACCCCATAATATATTTTACTTGCAACTGAGCTCCGGAAGCTTTATTCAACACAGGATTAAATCAAAGCATAGCTTCGTTTAATCCCTATATGTTACAGGCAGTATTTTTTTCAGACTTCAATCGTCCGTTCAACATTTACTTGCTCTAAAAACGTTTCATCGTGCGACACAACAATCAGCGTTCCTCTATATTCATTAATTGCCATTGTTAATATTTCCACATTCTGAATATCTAAATTATTCGTTGGTTCATCAAGAATAATGATGTCAGGCGATTTGCTGTTAATGGTCAAACAGCATAACAACAAACGCATTCTTTCTCCACCACTCAACGCAATACAAGGTTTATCCCAATCGTTTTTGGTAAACAAAAAACGGGTTAAGCGGATTTTGATTTCGTGTTCTTGCAATGCGGAACTATTGAATTGTTGGGCTTGTTCATAAACTTTCAGCGTGTTGTCAAGCAAAGAATAATCTTGGTCAATATAAACTGATTTATTGTCCGCTCTGTAAATTGTTCCTGTTTGCGGTTCTAAATTTCCTAAAATCAAGTTGATTAAAGTGGTTTTTCCTGAACCATTTTTCCCTTTCAAGGCAATGCGTTCGCCACTTGTTATTTGGAAAGTTAAGTTGTTTTTCCAAAGCGGTTTGTTATCATAACCAAAGTTGATGTCCGTTGAAGTAAACAAAACTTTACCTTTATGCAAGGCTGAGTTGTCAAAGCCGAATTTCATTTTGTCAATGTCAGGTAACGAAGAGCGAAGTTCTTGTAAATCTTGCGAAAGTCCACCAATTTTTTCTGCGTGAACACTCTTTAGTTTTGAAGTGCTGTTTTCTGCATTGTTTCGCAAAGTATTCATCATTATTCGGGCAACACCAGATTTTTCTTGTTTGCCTTTGCCACGACTGTCTAATTTTTGTTGTCGTTCCATAGTTTCCCGTTCTTTCT from Bacteroidia bacterium includes:
- a CDS encoding ATP-binding cassette domain-containing protein gives rise to the protein MLTLQNISYTHPNKDLLFSDINLAVNNHEKTALIGNNGVGKSTLLKIIAGELQPTNGQICVETEPYYVPQIFGQFNHLTIAQALRIEDKLNALKEILNGNTSEENFNLLNDDWTIEDRCTEALSYWQLNDLDLSQKMEALSGGQKTKVFLAGISIHQPELILLDEPSNHLDIASRQLLYDFVQNTKSTLIIVSHDRKLLNLLTSVCELNKNGIKAYGGNYDFYKEQKQIENNALSQDIQSKEKALRKAKEKERETMERQQKLDSRGKGKQEKSGVARIMMNTLRNNAENSTSKLKSVHAEKIGGLSQDLQELRSSLPDIDKMKFGFDNSALHKGKVLFTSTDINFGYDNKPLWKNNLTFQITSGERIALKGKNGSGKTTLINLILGNLEPQTGTIYRADNKSVYIDQDYSLLDNTLKVYEQAQQFNSSALQEHEIKIRLTRFLFTKNDWDKPCIALSGGERMRLLLCCLTINSKSPDIIILDEPTNNLDIQNVEILTMAINEYRGTLIVVSHDETFLEQVNVERTIEV